A portion of the Sphingobacterium spiritivorum genome contains these proteins:
- a CDS encoding MFS transporter, with translation MVANFKDNKPVFSILFAVSFIHLLNDFVQGIIPSVYPLLKDEHHLTFSQIGMITFVYQMAASIFQPVVGSFTDKRPQPYSQIIGMAFSLVGLILFSYAHSYEIILISVFLVGVGSSIFHPESSRVAYMASGGKRSLAQSIFQIGGNAGTALAPILVAFFILPKGQQAIVWFAIVPILGKVVALYIGKWYSRKLEHRTTVKNKTISVPDLSNKKITLSVVVLLLLIISKYFYIASITNYFQFFTMEKFGISEVQAQVFLFYFLIAVAVGTLLGGIFGDRFGRKYVIWFSVLGVAPFSLALPYVDFTTTGILIVIIGLILSSAFPSIIVYAQELLPRKLGMVSGLFYGFAFGMGGLGSALLGWYADHTSITFIYHICSYLPLIGIVAYYLPDLQKTTYRDVEL, from the coding sequence ATGGTTGCTAATTTTAAAGATAACAAACCTGTTTTTTCAATTCTTTTTGCCGTAAGTTTTATTCACCTGCTCAATGACTTTGTTCAGGGCATTATTCCTTCCGTGTATCCTTTGCTGAAGGACGAACATCATCTGACTTTCTCCCAGATCGGGATGATTACCTTTGTTTATCAGATGGCAGCATCTATCTTTCAACCTGTAGTAGGATCTTTTACAGATAAGCGACCTCAGCCGTATTCTCAGATTATCGGAATGGCATTTTCTTTAGTAGGACTTATCCTGTTTTCGTATGCACATAGTTATGAGATTATTCTGATTTCTGTGTTTCTGGTAGGTGTAGGATCTTCTATTTTTCACCCAGAGTCGTCCAGGGTAGCATACATGGCTTCCGGAGGCAAGAGAAGTCTTGCTCAATCTATCTTCCAGATCGGAGGTAATGCCGGAACAGCGCTTGCACCTATTCTGGTTGCATTTTTTATTCTTCCCAAAGGACAGCAAGCTATTGTCTGGTTTGCTATTGTTCCTATTTTAGGTAAGGTAGTTGCACTGTATATCGGTAAATGGTACAGCCGTAAATTAGAGCATCGCACCACAGTCAAGAATAAGACAATCAGCGTACCGGATCTTTCTAACAAGAAAATCACTTTGTCTGTCGTAGTCCTGCTCCTGTTGATCATCTCTAAATATTTTTATATTGCCAGTATTACCAACTATTTTCAGTTCTTCACGATGGAAAAATTTGGTATCTCTGAAGTACAGGCACAGGTATTCTTATTTTACTTTCTGATAGCAGTGGCTGTAGGAACTTTGTTGGGGGGTATATTTGGAGACCGTTTTGGCCGTAAATATGTGATCTGGTTTTCTGTACTTGGAGTAGCACCCTTTTCGTTAGCGCTTCCATACGTTGACTTTACAACGACCGGTATTCTTATCGTGATTATAGGATTGATCCTGTCGTCTGCATTTCCGTCCATTATTGTGTATGCACAGGAGCTGCTTCCACGCAAGTTAGGAATGGTTTCCGGATTGTTTTATGGATTTGCCTTTGGTATGGGCGGGTTAGGATCAGCATTGTTAGGCTGGTACGCTGACCATACGTCTATTACATTTATCTACCATATCTGTTCGTATTTACCATTGATTGGTATTGTAGCCTATTATCTTCCGGATCTGCAAAAAACTACATA
- a CDS encoding twin-arginine translocase TatA/TatE family subunit: MLTSGLLFIGTQEIIIIVILVLLLFGGKKIPELMRGLGRGVKEFKDGQREEPTESGNNTNNKENSNNAH, from the coding sequence ATGTTAACATCAGGGCTATTATTTATAGGAACGCAAGAGATTATTATCATTGTAATCTTGGTTCTGTTATTATTTGGGGGTAAAAAGATTCCTGAATTAATGCGTGGATTGGGACGTGGAGTGAAAGAGTTTAAGGATGGTCAGCGGGAAGAGCCTACTGAGTCCGGTAACAATACGAATAACAAAGAAAATTCAAATAACGCCCACTAA
- a CDS encoding C40 family peptidase, translating into MKTKKIVALVLFIGLCLVSQAQSTKTQSKSESADPDNLAKDYFSQIMGVAVSATTNTKLYQFVYDWIGTPYRLGGDSKRGIDCSKFAYELYDKVFNTSIGYNSRNIYTQVDPIGKSELKAGDLVFFKIRSKSITHIGVYLGDDKFAHASSSKGVMISNLNEAYWKRYYYNGGRMPIENSEEIGRVLTADLLKERKATVN; encoded by the coding sequence ATGAAAACAAAGAAAATAGTAGCTTTAGTGCTATTTATAGGCTTATGTCTAGTGTCGCAGGCACAATCAACCAAAACCCAATCCAAATCAGAATCAGCCGATCCTGATAACTTAGCAAAAGATTATTTCTCGCAAATCATGGGTGTAGCTGTTTCAGCAACTACAAATACCAAACTTTATCAATTTGTATACGACTGGATCGGTACTCCTTACCGTCTAGGAGGCGATTCCAAAAGAGGTATTGACTGCTCAAAGTTTGCATACGAACTATACGATAAGGTTTTTAACACTTCTATCGGTTACAATAGCCGCAATATCTACACACAGGTAGATCCTATCGGTAAAAGTGAACTAAAAGCAGGAGATCTGGTTTTCTTTAAAATCAGAAGCAAAAGCATCACACACATAGGGGTATACCTTGGAGATGACAAATTTGCACACGCTTCATCCAGTAAAGGTGTTATGATCAGTAACCTGAATGAGGCTTACTGGAAGCGTTACTACTACAACGGCGGACGTATGCCGATTGAAAATTCAGAAGAAATTGGAAGAGTATTGACTGCAGATCTTCTTAAAGAAAGAAAAGCAACTGTCAATTAA
- the thrC gene encoding threonine synthase gives MKLYSTQNKDLRVSFKDAVFNSLPADKGLYMPEVIPQLDPMFIRNIQQYSLEEIAFTVAHALIGQDIPADDLKKIIKDAINFDAPVRFLSKDTAVLELFHGPSYAFKDFGARFMSRVMGYFSQSDDKLLDVLVATSGDTGGAVALGFLGVEGTRVTILYPKGKVSEVQEQQLTTNGQNIRALEVDGTFDDCQALVKRAFNDAGLNAELRLTSANSINIARLIPQTFYYFYAYAQLKAQGINQVVFSVPSGNFGNIGAGLLAYKMGLPVEKFVAATNVNDTVPRFLSSGQYQPKPSVQTLANAMDVGDPSNWVRILDLFDQDLEALKEVVTSYTYDDEATKAAMKQLYLAYEYVACPHTAIAWLASQAYLGEHPGQYASVFLSTAHPCKFPDAIDADVYEKVELPEGAETLAGKEKLAKELPVDYELFKAYLLENN, from the coding sequence ATGAAATTATACAGTACTCAAAATAAAGACCTGCGTGTATCCTTCAAAGATGCCGTATTCAATTCACTGCCCGCAGACAAGGGCCTTTATATGCCGGAAGTTATTCCCCAGCTGGACCCTATGTTTATCCGTAACATTCAGCAATACTCTTTAGAAGAGATTGCGTTTACGGTTGCCCATGCTTTGATCGGGCAGGATATCCCGGCTGATGATCTTAAAAAGATCATTAAAGATGCCATTAATTTTGATGCGCCTGTCCGGTTTTTGAGTAAGGACACAGCAGTGTTGGAATTGTTTCACGGTCCGTCTTATGCTTTTAAAGATTTCGGAGCTCGCTTTATGAGTCGTGTTATGGGATATTTCTCTCAATCTGATGATAAGTTGTTAGATGTACTGGTCGCTACATCCGGTGATACCGGAGGTGCTGTAGCATTAGGCTTTTTAGGCGTAGAAGGGACAAGGGTAACGATTCTGTATCCAAAAGGAAAAGTTTCCGAAGTACAGGAGCAGCAACTTACCACAAATGGTCAGAATATACGGGCACTGGAAGTGGACGGTACATTTGATGATTGTCAGGCACTGGTGAAGAGGGCATTTAATGATGCCGGACTGAATGCAGAATTGCGACTGACATCAGCCAATTCTATTAATATAGCTCGTCTGATTCCTCAGACCTTTTATTATTTCTATGCCTATGCGCAATTAAAGGCACAGGGAATCAATCAGGTTGTGTTCAGTGTACCGAGCGGTAATTTTGGAAATATAGGTGCCGGATTGCTGGCTTATAAGATGGGACTTCCTGTTGAAAAGTTTGTGGCCGCAACCAATGTCAATGATACAGTTCCGAGGTTCCTGTCTTCCGGACAGTATCAGCCTAAACCTTCAGTACAGACACTGGCCAATGCTATGGATGTAGGTGATCCGAGCAACTGGGTACGTATACTGGATCTGTTTGATCAGGATCTGGAGGCTTTAAAGGAAGTTGTTACATCTTATACTTACGATGATGAGGCAACTAAAGCTGCGATGAAACAACTTTATCTGGCTTATGAATATGTCGCTTGTCCGCATACCGCTATTGCCTGGTTAGCTTCACAAGCTTATCTGGGTGAGCATCCGGGACAGTACGCTTCAGTGTTTCTTTCTACAGCACATCCCTGCAAATTTCCGGATGCAATCGACGCCGATGTATATGAAAAAGTTGAACTTCCGGAAGGAGCCGAAACGCTTGCCGGAAAGGAAAAACTGGCAAAAGAATTACCGGTTGATTATGAATTGTTCAAAGCATATTTGTTAGAAAATAACTAA
- a CDS encoding phosphoribosyltransferase family protein, producing MSSKKTLILNKKQIKQKSIRIAYQILEDNFEEKAIVIVGIADRGYIFAQRLQKILVTLAPEKSIELIKVTINKTSRSLVGSTDVAASTAKDKVVILVDDVLNSGRALAYGLGIFLDVPLKKMRTAVLIDRSHHKFPIFSDYYGLKLSTILKEHVEVTLEEYDKTEDAAWLV from the coding sequence ATGTCTTCAAAAAAAACCCTTATTCTAAATAAAAAGCAAATCAAACAAAAGTCAATCCGTATTGCCTATCAGATACTTGAAGATAATTTTGAGGAAAAGGCAATCGTCATTGTGGGCATTGCGGACAGAGGTTATATCTTCGCTCAGCGTCTTCAGAAAATTCTGGTTACGTTAGCGCCTGAAAAGTCAATCGAGCTGATCAAAGTAACGATCAACAAGACCAGCCGAAGCCTGGTTGGTTCTACAGACGTAGCAGCCTCTACAGCGAAAGATAAAGTGGTAATCCTTGTCGATGATGTACTGAACAGCGGAAGAGCTTTAGCGTATGGCTTAGGCATCTTTCTGGACGTTCCGTTGAAGAAGATGAGAACTGCCGTACTGATTGACAGAAGTCATCACAAATTCCCTATTTTCAGTGATTATTACGGTCTGAAGCTTTCGACTATCCTAAAGGAACACGTCGAAGTGACTTTGGAAGAATATGATAAAACAGAAGATGCGGCCTGGTTAGTATAA
- a CDS encoding class I SAM-dependent rRNA methyltransferase encodes MKSVILNKGKDKAAWQLHPWVFSGAVNNVSGNVENGEVVSVFNSDREFIAYGIYHNQSRVAVRLLEWHPDATIDENWWRNRIRKAVEARQHLLTADTNTIRLIFAEADFIPGLIADKYADYISIQVHAAGTENVKAVIIDELTRLLQPKGIYERSDLKSREYEGLPNTNGLLSGELPPEFVDVVENGIRYKVNIIDGQKSGFYCDQRENRFLTAQYVKDKKVLDCFCYSGGFTLNSIQQGAAAVTAVDSSALAIETLERNMVVNGFDTSGHQFILSDVNKQLRTFIEEEAKFDVVILDPPKYAPSRSSLEKASRAYKDLNRRGMMLLESGGLLATFSCSGAMDISTFKQVIAWAALDAGKEIQFIRQFHQPEDHPVRASFPEGEYLKGLLVRIL; translated from the coding sequence ATGAAATCAGTCATACTCAATAAAGGCAAGGATAAAGCTGCCTGGCAATTGCACCCGTGGGTGTTTTCCGGAGCAGTAAACAATGTCTCCGGTAATGTAGAAAACGGAGAAGTCGTTTCTGTATTCAACAGTGATCGTGAATTTATTGCTTATGGAATCTACCATAACCAGTCGCGTGTGGCTGTTCGTTTGCTGGAATGGCATCCGGATGCAACTATTGATGAAAATTGGTGGCGCAATCGCATCCGTAAGGCTGTGGAAGCCCGTCAACACCTGTTGACTGCTGATACCAATACAATCCGTCTGATTTTTGCAGAAGCCGATTTTATACCGGGACTTATTGCAGATAAGTATGCCGATTATATTTCGATTCAGGTGCATGCTGCAGGTACTGAGAATGTAAAAGCGGTGATCATAGATGAACTTACCCGGTTACTTCAACCCAAAGGAATATACGAACGTAGTGATCTGAAGTCACGTGAGTACGAAGGTCTTCCCAATACGAACGGTCTCCTGTCCGGGGAATTACCTCCGGAGTTTGTGGATGTTGTGGAAAATGGCATCCGCTATAAGGTGAATATTATAGATGGACAAAAATCCGGTTTCTATTGCGATCAGCGTGAAAACAGATTTCTGACTGCACAATATGTGAAAGACAAAAAAGTACTGGACTGTTTTTGTTATTCAGGAGGCTTTACCTTGAATAGCATTCAGCAAGGAGCAGCTGCTGTTACTGCTGTGGACAGCTCGGCTCTGGCGATCGAGACATTAGAACGCAATATGGTTGTCAACGGATTTGATACTTCCGGTCATCAGTTTATCTTATCGGATGTGAATAAGCAGTTGCGTACTTTTATTGAAGAGGAGGCTAAATTTGATGTGGTAATCCTGGATCCACCCAAATATGCGCCCTCAAGATCTTCATTGGAAAAAGCATCCAGAGCATATAAAGATCTTAACAGAAGAGGGATGATGCTGTTGGAAAGCGGAGGATTGCTGGCTACTTTCTCCTGTTCAGGTGCCATGGATATCAGCACATTCAAACAGGTCATTGCCTGGGCCGCACTCGATGCAGGGAAGGAAATACAGTTTATAAGACAATTTCATCAACCTGAAGATCATCCCGTCCGGGCTTCCTTCCCCGAAGGTGAATACCTCAAGGGTTTATTGGTACGAATACTTTAA
- the thrA gene encoding bifunctional aspartate kinase/homoserine dehydrogenase I yields MKVLKFGGTSVGSADSIRSVLAIVTAAYQAGEKPLVVLSAMSGITNLLTQMAEDAAEGKPFESGIKVLEEKHFEVVRKLIAVKFQNPVFTKLKLFFNEIEDLLQGIYALRELSNQSRDLVVSYGERCSTFLVSKIAEQHLEEALFVDASHYIKTNSNFGHASVNDEITDQLIKALANTNADKLMFVTGFIGSNENGRITTLGRGGSDYTAAIFGSVLNASAIEIWTDVNGMLTADPRIVKKAFSLPVLSYTEAMELSYFGAKVIYPPTMIPAFLKKIPIIIRNTFQPEFEGTVIQFDSGKTSYPIKGISSISDISVINLSGSGMIGKSGFSGRLFTLLAREQINVVLITQSSSEHSITFAVHPDDARKAVHLIEAEFELELEANKLVRPEIENDLSVLAIVGENMKKTPGMSGKLFAALGRNGINVRAIAQGSSEFNISVIISKIDLAKALNAVHDAFFAELKKTLHVFNLGTGNIGSTLFKQLENQHDFLSDKNDIDIKVVGISNSRKMIFSESGINLGNWEADLNENGIDADLPLFVEKMKAMNLPNCVFIDNTASKVPSSYYEDIFRSNISIVTCNKIANSGKYEQYKSLHDTARKYGVDFFYETNVGAGLPIVRVLKDLMMSGDRIIKIEAILSGTISYIFNNFKDDASFYDVVMKAQELGYTEPDPRDDLGGVDFMRKMLILARDAGHIIESEDVDLGAILPEACLQADSVASFYEELKKEDAYFEALKAKAKAENKVIRYIGKLENGKVAISVQLVDETHPFYSLSGSDNIISFTTERYKERPLVVKGPGAGAEVTAAGVFADLVNVGA; encoded by the coding sequence ATGAAAGTTCTAAAATTCGGTGGTACATCAGTAGGCTCAGCAGACAGCATCCGGTCTGTGCTCGCCATTGTAACAGCAGCTTATCAGGCTGGGGAGAAACCATTAGTCGTATTATCTGCGATGTCAGGTATTACCAATCTGTTAACGCAAATGGCAGAAGATGCAGCTGAGGGCAAACCATTTGAGTCCGGTATAAAAGTTCTAGAAGAAAAACACTTTGAAGTAGTTCGAAAACTGATCGCTGTAAAATTCCAGAATCCTGTTTTTACTAAATTGAAATTGTTCTTCAATGAAATAGAAGACCTGCTTCAGGGAATCTATGCTCTCCGTGAGCTAAGTAATCAAAGTCGCGATCTGGTGGTGAGTTATGGTGAGCGCTGTTCGACTTTTCTGGTGTCAAAAATAGCGGAGCAACATCTGGAGGAAGCCTTGTTTGTAGATGCGTCACATTATATCAAGACAAATTCAAATTTTGGACATGCCAGTGTCAATGACGAAATCACCGATCAGTTGATCAAGGCACTTGCCAATACCAATGCTGACAAGCTTATGTTTGTAACCGGATTTATCGGTTCTAACGAAAACGGGCGTATTACCACTTTAGGTCGCGGAGGGTCAGATTATACAGCTGCTATATTCGGATCCGTACTCAATGCTTCAGCTATAGAGATATGGACGGATGTAAATGGAATGCTGACTGCAGATCCGCGTATTGTGAAGAAAGCATTTTCTTTACCGGTTCTCTCTTATACAGAAGCAATGGAGCTTTCTTACTTTGGTGCCAAGGTGATTTATCCACCGACTATGATACCTGCATTCCTGAAGAAAATTCCGATTATTATCCGCAATACATTCCAGCCGGAATTTGAAGGGACAGTTATTCAGTTTGACAGTGGAAAGACCAGCTATCCGATAAAAGGTATTTCTTCTATCAGCGATATTTCTGTGATTAATCTGAGCGGTTCAGGTATGATCGGCAAATCAGGTTTTAGTGGTCGCCTGTTCACCTTACTTGCCAGAGAGCAGATCAATGTCGTATTGATTACGCAGTCTTCTTCCGAGCACAGTATTACCTTTGCCGTACATCCGGATGATGCACGTAAAGCTGTACACCTTATCGAAGCAGAGTTTGAGCTGGAACTGGAAGCCAATAAACTGGTGCGACCGGAAATTGAAAATGATCTTTCTGTCTTGGCTATTGTGGGTGAGAATATGAAGAAAACTCCTGGAATGTCAGGTAAACTGTTTGCCGCACTGGGAAGAAACGGTATTAATGTACGTGCAATTGCTCAGGGATCTTCTGAATTTAATATTTCGGTAATTATCTCCAAGATAGATCTGGCAAAAGCATTGAATGCTGTTCATGATGCTTTCTTTGCAGAGTTAAAGAAGACATTGCATGTCTTTAATCTGGGGACAGGAAATATCGGATCTACATTATTCAAACAACTGGAGAATCAACATGATTTCCTTTCTGATAAAAATGATATTGATATCAAGGTAGTGGGAATATCAAATAGCCGGAAGATGATTTTCAGTGAATCAGGAATTAATCTGGGTAACTGGGAAGCGGATCTGAACGAAAATGGTATAGATGCTGATTTGCCGCTGTTTGTAGAAAAGATGAAAGCCATGAATCTGCCCAACTGTGTTTTTATAGATAATACAGCAAGCAAAGTCCCTTCTTCCTATTATGAAGATATCTTCAGGTCCAATATCTCTATTGTCACCTGCAATAAAATTGCGAATTCAGGTAAATATGAGCAGTATAAGTCTCTGCACGACACAGCACGTAAATATGGCGTAGATTTCTTCTATGAAACAAATGTAGGTGCGGGATTACCGATTGTACGCGTCCTTAAAGATTTAATGATGAGCGGCGACCGTATTATCAAAATAGAAGCGATTCTCTCGGGTACCATATCTTATATTTTCAATAACTTTAAAGATGATGCTTCATTCTATGATGTGGTAATGAAAGCTCAGGAACTGGGATACACAGAGCCCGATCCGCGTGATGATCTCGGTGGAGTGGATTTTATGCGTAAGATGCTGATTCTGGCTCGTGATGCAGGTCATATTATTGAATCTGAAGATGTAGATCTGGGTGCCATTTTGCCGGAAGCTTGTTTGCAGGCAGATAGTGTTGCTTCTTTTTATGAAGAACTGAAAAAAGAAGATGCGTATTTCGAAGCATTAAAAGCAAAAGCTAAGGCTGAAAATAAAGTAATCCGTTATATTGGTAAACTGGAAAATGGGAAAGTTGCCATTTCCGTACAGTTGGTAGATGAGACACACCCGTTCTATTCGCTTTCGGGAAGTGACAATATTATCTCCTTTACAACCGAACGGTATAAGGAACGTCCCCTTGTTGTCAAAGGACCGGGAGCTGGTGCTGAGGTGACAGCTGCAGGTGTATTTGCAGACCTGGTAAACGTCGGCGCTTAA
- a CDS encoding homoserine kinase, with protein sequence MELSQLKKDIDLEKMLEEIRVFAPATVANMICGFDILGFALDEPGDEVIMKRSSKPGVVITEITGDDGRLPLDPEKNTVSACVQFLLQNLGLQHEVGVEIKLHKHMPIGSGLGSSAASTVAGLFAINALLGSPLSREELLPYCVEGERLACGTGHADNVAPALFGGITLIRSTEPLDVISLPTPKELFAAVVFPQVDVPTRDARQLIKEKVLLKDAVTQWGNIAGLVAGLFKEDYALIARSMHDVLIEPTRAILIPQFYEMKQIALEEGALSFGISGSGPSVVAVTRDRTIAENIKARIQHHLNESEIESFGYVSSVNVEGPKVLN encoded by the coding sequence ATGGAACTATCGCAGCTGAAAAAGGATATCGATCTGGAAAAGATGTTGGAGGAAATACGAGTATTTGCCCCGGCAACTGTTGCCAATATGATCTGCGGATTTGATATTCTGGGTTTTGCACTGGACGAGCCTGGTGATGAGGTCATCATGAAAAGGTCTTCGAAACCCGGAGTAGTGATTACCGAGATAACAGGAGATGACGGTCGTTTGCCCTTAGATCCTGAAAAAAATACAGTATCGGCATGTGTACAATTTCTGCTGCAGAATCTGGGCTTGCAGCATGAGGTCGGTGTCGAAATCAAATTACACAAACATATGCCTATAGGTTCCGGATTGGGTTCCAGTGCAGCCAGTACTGTTGCGGGGCTGTTTGCCATCAATGCTTTGTTGGGAAGTCCGCTTTCCAGGGAGGAGCTTCTTCCGTACTGTGTAGAAGGCGAACGACTGGCCTGTGGTACAGGTCATGCCGACAATGTGGCACCAGCTCTATTTGGGGGTATTACTCTGATTCGCAGCACCGAACCTCTGGATGTTATATCCTTGCCTACTCCAAAAGAGTTATTTGCAGCAGTTGTATTTCCACAGGTGGATGTACCGACAAGAGACGCACGTCAACTGATTAAAGAAAAAGTATTACTGAAAGATGCTGTGACACAATGGGGAAATATTGCAGGTCTGGTAGCTGGATTGTTTAAGGAAGATTATGCCCTGATCGCAAGGAGTATGCACGATGTACTGATCGAACCTACACGTGCTATTCTGATACCGCAATTTTATGAAATGAAGCAAATTGCGCTGGAAGAAGGTGCATTGAGCTTTGGGATATCGGGCTCAGGTCCTTCTGTAGTAGCAGTGACAAGAGACAGAACCATCGCTGAAAATATCAAAGCACGTATACAGCATCACCTGAATGAATCCGAAATAGAAAGTTTCGGATATGTATCATCCGTCAATGTAGAAGGACCTAAAGTTTTAAACTAA
- a CDS encoding lytic transglycosylase domain-containing protein — translation MVKMKVTTLSLFGFLCIAQANVQGQSSSSFKDDLQTTLLQNLADENTQILKELDSIKFVNAGEKNVDNVVFDIQDVGMVRKLLSLQREVPLNYNAQVRNYIELYSSKNYKPHMSKMLGLGQYYFPIYEKIFKEMNVPDEIKYLSIVESALNPHSVSRVGATGPWQFMYGTAKSYNLIMDNYLDERKDPYASCYAAAKYMQDSYQEFGDWLVAIASYNCGKGNIKRAIAKSGKTNPNFWELSAYLPRETRNYVPAFIAMTYMMGYAAENNIEAATTDYHLATDMMMVDKSLNLNSIAQALNLSEDALKMLNPGYKKGIVNGTAEMPRRLVIPKLAGMDEEKLYTALNSPVESMAAVVEAVNDDLRVSPNAMTRHRVRKGETLQSISRKFGVSVQNLKAWNDISSSRAPVGRTLIVSSPGVNERLASRVSKNKASASKKSTSSYLSYTVKRGDTLSDIANKYKGATVSNIKADNGLSSSKLKPGMKLKIKK, via the coding sequence ATGGTTAAAATGAAAGTGACGACCCTGTCTTTATTTGGCTTTTTGTGCATCGCACAGGCTAATGTTCAAGGTCAATCCTCTTCATCTTTTAAAGATGATCTACAAACTACACTTCTGCAAAATCTGGCAGATGAAAACACACAGATCTTAAAGGAACTTGACAGTATTAAATTTGTCAACGCCGGAGAAAAAAACGTCGATAATGTCGTTTTTGATATTCAGGATGTGGGAATGGTCCGTAAATTACTCTCTCTCCAGCGGGAAGTACCGTTAAATTACAATGCTCAGGTACGTAATTATATAGAACTGTACAGTTCTAAAAATTATAAACCGCATATGAGTAAGATGCTGGGACTGGGGCAGTATTATTTCCCGATCTATGAAAAGATATTCAAAGAGATGAATGTTCCGGATGAGATCAAATACCTGTCTATTGTTGAATCAGCACTCAATCCTCACAGTGTATCACGCGTAGGAGCGACCGGACCGTGGCAGTTTATGTACGGGACAGCCAAATCCTATAATCTGATTATGGATAATTATCTGGATGAGCGGAAAGATCCTTATGCTTCATGTTATGCTGCCGCCAAATACATGCAGGATTCTTATCAGGAATTCGGAGACTGGCTCGTGGCTATCGCATCGTATAATTGTGGAAAAGGAAATATCAAGCGTGCAATAGCTAAATCAGGAAAGACGAATCCCAACTTCTGGGAATTATCCGCCTATCTTCCAAGAGAAACCCGTAATTATGTGCCTGCATTTATTGCTATGACATATATGATGGGATATGCAGCTGAAAATAATATTGAAGCTGCTACAACAGATTATCATTTGGCAACAGATATGATGATGGTTGACAAATCTCTTAATCTGAACAGCATTGCTCAGGCGCTTAACCTGTCAGAAGATGCTTTAAAAATGCTCAATCCGGGGTATAAGAAAGGAATTGTGAATGGTACCGCAGAGATGCCACGCAGGCTTGTTATACCTAAATTGGCAGGTATGGATGAAGAGAAGCTTTATACGGCCCTTAATTCGCCTGTAGAGTCTATGGCAGCAGTTGTAGAAGCCGTTAATGATGATCTGCGTGTATCTCCTAATGCGATGACCAGACACCGTGTGAGAAAGGGTGAGACGCTGCAGAGTATTTCCAGAAAGTTTGGTGTCAGTGTACAAAACCTGAAAGCATGGAATGATATTTCCTCCAGTCGTGCTCCGGTAGGGCGTACACTTATCGTGTCCAGTCCGGGAGTTAACGAACGCTTAGCGAGCCGTGTCAGTAAGAATAAGGCCAGTGCCAGTAAAAAATCTACCAGTAGCTATCTGAGCTATACAGTAAAGAGAGGGGATACGTTGTCGGATATCGCCAACAAGTATAAAGGTGCTACCGTAAGCAATATTAAGGCAGACAACGGACTGAGTAGCAGTAAACTCAAACCCGGAATGAAATTGAAAATCAAAAAATAG